From the Nodularia sphaerocarpa UHCC 0038 genome, the window TGTTGCTGAAAAAGAGTCAGAAAATAATGCTGATTTCACTAATTTAGAATTTCAGCTTGAGAGAATAATGTGGTTAGTTAACAGAACTTACGCATCCGATTCAGAAAGTCAGGATATACCTATTGATGGTACAGAATTTTGGCGGCGTTATGAAGCTGGAGAACGAGATTTTAGCAATTGTAATTTAGCTGGAATCAATTTGAGTGGAAAAACCCTCAAGAATATTAATTTAACTCAAGCTCATCTTAAAGGTGCAAATCTTAGTGGTATTAGCATAATTTCTGGAAAGTTAAATGGGGCTAATTTTCAGGATGCAGATATGAGTAAAGCCAGCTTATCTAATACAATATTGAAGCAAGCAAATTTTGATCATGCTAATCTCCATCACATAAGACTCAGTTCCATAAGCCTCAAAAACGTCACACTCACAAAAGCCAACCTCGTCGGTGCAGAGCTTAATAATGCTAACTTGAGTGGAGCTAACTTAAGTGGATCTAATTTAAGTAGTTTAAATTTGAGAAAACTTAATTTAAGCGGAGCTAACTTGAGTAATGCTAACTTGCAAAATGCTAACCTATTGGAAACCAACCTGGAAGGAGCAAATCTTCAGGGAGCGAATTTGGAAACAGCAATTTACAATGAAAATACTATCTTCCCCAAAGGTTTTATACGTACTGAATCGGGGGCTTATTTAATTGCTCCAGGTGCGTCTTTAGCAAATGCTAACTTAGCAGGTGCTGATTTACGTCAAGTTAATTTAATAGGAGCTAACCTAAGATCGTCTAACCTCGTTTCAGCAATATTACATCATACAGATTTAAGTCAGGCTGATTTGAGCGGGTCAAATTTAACTAAAGCAAATTTGAGTAGTGCAAAACTTATTCAGGCTAATATGAGTGGAGCAAAATTGAATGAAGCGGATCTGTCTGATGCTAATTTAACTGCGGCTATGCTCACTAATGCAACACTAATGCTGTCAAATTTAGAAAACGCTAACCTAACTGCGGCTGTATTAAATGGGGCTAATTTGACCAACGCAACATTATCTAACGTAAATTGTAGCAGTGCTGATTTAAGTGGAGTCAATTTGGTTGGTGCGAGTCTTGACGGTGACTTTAGTAATGCAAATTTTCGCCAAGCGAACCTCTGTGGAGCAGACCTTGCGAATCTAAACCTAGAGGGAGCTAATTTCAGTTCATCTGACTTACGTGGTGCAAATTTGAGTAATTCTGAGCTAGAAAAAGCCAACTTAAGAAATGCAAATATCAGTGGAGCTAACTTAGAAAAAGCAACCCTGACTGGTGCTATTATGCCAGACGGTACAACTCATGATTAGATTTTAACCGTATTCAGGTTAATATGCATCTCTCTGTGTCCTCTGCGCCTCTGTGGTATGCGCTGCGCGCAGGCTACGCCAACGTTAAAAAATCTCCAATTTTTACGGTGGGTTGGTAGTCCGTAAACCGTAAATTTAAGGATGATGGTGGGTTACGCTGCGCTAACCCACCCTACTGTTTTATGGGAATTTCTAGCCAAAACTCACAACCATTACCAGGTTCAGAAACACATTGGATTTTACCACCGTGTTTTTCCACAATAATTTGATAACTAATAGATAGCCCTAAACCAGTTCCTTTCCCTGGTTCCTTGGTAGTAAAGAAAGGTTCAAAAATGCGCGATCGCATATTCTGAGGAACGCCACAACCATTATCAGAAATACCAATTAAAATTTTATTCTCAGCGATGACTTCTGTAGAAATAGAAATTTGAGGCTTTGCAGTTATCATACCATCTGCTACAGAATCTTCCAAAGCATCGATAGCATTATTAATAATATTCATAAATACCTGATTCATCTGGGCTGCATAACATAGCACTAGAGGTAAATTACCATATTGCTTAACTACCTCAACAGCAAAAGAATTACCCGGTGGTTGCAGGCGATGCTTTAAAATTAAGAGGGTGCTATCAATGCCTTCATGAATATCCACAGGCTTCATTTCTGATTCATCAAGGCGAGAAAAACTTCGCAAAGACAGAACTAATTTAGAGATTCGCTCTGCTCCCATTTTCATGGAAGTAATAATTTTTGGCAAGTCATCAGCAATGAAATCTAAATCTAATTCTGCTGCTAATTGTTTAATTTCCCCTGTTGCTTGAGGATACTCTTGCTCGTAAAGACGGAGTAATTTCAATAAATTTTTAGTATGTTCATTCACATAATTTATGTTACCATAAATAAAGGTAATGGGGTTATTAATTTCATGTGCGATTCCGGCAACTAACTGTCCTAAACCTGCCATTTTCTCACTTTGAATTAACTGGCTTTGAGCTTGTTTCAATTCTTGGAGAGTCTGTGCGATCGCTTCTTTTTGCCGTTGAGTCTGTTCGAGTAATTCTGCTTGTTGAATACCCACAGCTAATTGGTTACCAATCTGTACTAGCAAATTTTTCTCTTCCTCTTGCCAGTTACGAGGTTTGATATTATGATATGCAGCTAACAATCCCCAAAGTTTATCACCTTGAAAAATTGGCACCATCATCAATGCCCTGACTAAGATAGGCGTAGTTAGGGGAATCTGAGTGATAGTATCATTAATATGCTCAATATCTGGAATCACCAGAACTTTACCATTAGCAAAGTCTGAGTCTTGGGTTGATTGCAAATAGTCATTAGCAACCATCGGCAAAATTTCTGGCACTGATGTTAAACTAGGGGCTAATGATTCAGCTACAAATTCGCCAGTCCAATCTGAATTGAAACGATAGATTGTGACACGATCAACTTCTAATAGCCGTTGGACTTCTTCCGTTGCAGCTTTAAAGATAGTATCAATATCCAACGATTGACGAATTTTTTCTACGGTTGCAGCTAAAGCCTTTTCTCGTTTTGCTGCTTTGCGTTCTCGTTTTGCTGCTTTCGCGAGTTTTCCGGCTTGCATTTTCATCTGTTGTAAAGACTCAGCTTGCCGTAATGCTACTCCTAATTGTACACCAACCTGTGCCAGCAAATTGATTTCTTCATCTTGCCAATAACGGGGCTGGGAGTTTTGATAAGCTATTAACAATCCCCAGAGTTTATCGCCTTGAGAAATTGGAACAAAAACTTGATGGCGCGGGGACTTGTTTCCTTGATTATCGAAGGAAAGAACACTTTCTGTTAAAGATTGTAACTGAATTGTTGGTGTCTGACTATCAACAATTGAATCGGCGACAAATTCGCCATTCTGGTTAGGGTAAAAGCGATAAATCGCTACTCGTTCTACTTCTAATAACCGCAGGACTTCTTGGGTTGTGGTTTTAAAGATGGTTTCAATATCGAGAGATTGCCGAATTTTCTCGATAGTGTTCGCCAGCGCCTTTTGTCTTTTTGCAGCTTTGCTGATTTCTGCGGCTTGGGTTTGCATTTGTTGCAAAAATTCTGCTTGCTGCAAAGCTACACCCAGTTGAGTCCCTACTTGGGTGAGTAAATAGACTTCATCTTCTTGCCAATTACGAGTTGTTGCGTTTTGGTATACTGCTAACAAGCCCCAGAGTTTTTCACCGTGGTAAATAGCCATGATCACATAAGCTTTTGCCTGATAACTTTCTAAAACTTGAATGTAACAGTCGCTAAAACCTGCATTGTAAATATCATTACAAATACGATAGACTTCACCTCTAGTAAAGTCACCACCTCCTGTATTTTGTAAGTAAGTATCTATTTGGGGGATTTTAGTTAAATCTTTAACGCTACATTCACTAATATTTTCCCGTAATTGGGGGTTCTTTGATTGCTCATCCATGAGGGAAATCCAACCTTCTCCCACAGATTCAAAAGCAAATTCACCACTCCAATCAGGATGGAAGCGATAGATGGCTACACGGTCAGCATTCAACAACCGCCGCAGTTCGGCTGTACTTGTGTGGAAAATACTTTCCAAATCAAGAGTTTGACGAATTTTTTCTATGGTGATGGCGATGGTTTTCTGCCATTCTGCGGCTTTTTCTCTGGCTTTTGCGGCTGCTAGTTCTGCTGATTGGATTTTTACCTGTTCTAAGTAATCTGCTTGCTGCAAAGCTACGCCTAGATGTTCAGCGATCAGTTGTACAAACTCAATTTCTGATGTGTTCCATTGTCGAGGTTCACTACACTGATGAATACACAATAATCCCCATAAATCTTTACCCTTGATCAAGGGAGATGCTATATTGGCACGTACTTGGAATGTTTCTAGCATCTGGATATGGCAATCACTGACACCAGCTTCATAGATATCTGCCATGACTTTAATTCTACCTTGCTGATATAGTTGAGCAAACTCCGCAGCAAAGCAGTGATCATGTAGTTTAGTGGTTAATGCCGAAGTCCATGCTGGTGTGACATCTTCATAGATAAATTCCCCTTGCCATCCCAACTCAGGATAAAATCGAAATACCCCTACCCGATCAGTATTTAAAAGTTGGCGTACTTCTGTGACTGTGGTTTTAAAAATGGTGTCTATATCCAGAGACTCACGAATGCGGGAAATGACTCCAGATAGGGCTTTCTGCTTGTCGCTGTGAGATAGAGAAAATGTCATGTCACATTTATGCGGTTGTTGTCTAAGATTCGATAGTATTGCTTCGATCTGAGCAGGTTTTCCATACTCAGTGCTATTTTAATCTTTAAAATTTTTATTTTATAGGTTTGTAGGAACATGATAATATCACGTCCCTACAAAACATTTTTTAACTATGAGTGAATTATCGCCGTTTGGGTGAGCTGCGTCGGATTTCGCGTTTTTCGTCTTCTCGGCGACGGCGATCGCGCCAATCTGCTAGGGTTAAGTAACCTACGCCACCAGTGACAGATACTAGCAGCACTAAGGCTAGTAATGCCAAAATATTCAGGAATGGATTTTCCACGCTTCCCCTATAGTCCGTTACGTCCCCAAACTACCATTGCAATTGACCAAGTAAACACAACCAAGAGCGATACCCAACCCAGTGTCAAAGTTGCCATAGTCCTACTTTTTGAATAATTACAAAACGTCTCTAATACCTATGATAATGGGAAAGGGCTGTTGATTTCTGCAACGTTTTTGTTCAGTTTACTATGACAAGGATCATGGTGGGTGACGCGATCGCTAACCCACCCTACTGTTACAAGGCTGATTTTGTGTATAAACTAACTATTGTATAATATTACGCATAGATTCAAGGTGAATGAAATTTCAGATATGCAATTGATGGCGGAACGCCTAGAATCTCTCAAGGCTGGTATAATTGGGGGCGTTTGTCTGTGTGTGGCTTTTCTGATTACTAGTGTGGTGAATACTCTGGTGTTAGCAAGGTATTTTCCGCTCTTCGCAAGTTTGCAAATAGATATTAATTGGCGTTGGTGGCTGAGTGGGGGAATTGCGGCTTTCTCTGGTTTGTTATTCGGTGTAACCTATCGCTATATCATCCGCAAAGATCAAAATCCTCAACTGAAGTCGGGTGGTGTTCTGGCTTTCGGTTTAGTGCGAGGTTTAACTCAGATAGATTGTGCTAAGACAATTTTACCTGGTTTGGTGCTGGCTGGGGAAAGTGTTTTGTGGTTTGCAATAGGGGCGATCGCTCTCGATTCCACAATCCAAATCGGCTGGATCAAACCTTTTGGCTCAACAAATTCAAGGTAAATTTTCAAAGTTACACTGAAATAGTAACAATTTTGGGAGTAAAAATCTCATGCCAGCACCTAATTCTCTGAAAACCCCTGGTTTTATCCAGCAGTTACAGTGGGTAGCTGATCCTGTCAGGTATATGGAGAAAGCCGCCCAACAATATCCTGACATTTTCACGGCTCATGTCGTCGGTTTTGGTAACGAGTTGGTATTTGTCAACCATCCCCAGGCGGTGCAAGAAATTTTAACCAACGATCGCAAGAAGTTTTTCGCTGGTGGTGAAGAAAATAAAATTTTGCAACCTTTATTAGGTGATTATTCCATGATCATGCTAGAAGGCGATCGCCATCGAAAACGGCGACAATTGGTAATGCCATCTTTTCATGGCGATCGGATGCGAAATTATGGTGAAATTATTAGTAATATCACTGAACAAGTTTGGAGCAAGTTACCGACAAATAAATCTTTTAAGGCGCGTAATGTCACCCAAGATATCACCTTACAAGTGATGTTACAGGCAGTCTTCGGTGTATATCAGGGAGAACGCAGCCAACAACTCAAGAAACAACTAGAGCTAATGGCGAATATATTTCGCTCACCATTAAGTTCTAGTATGCTCTTTTTCTCGTCTCTGCAACAGGATTTAGGCGCATGGAGTCCTTGGGGAAAGTTTGTCAGGGATAGACAGGAACTGGATAAGTTAATTTACGCTGAAATTGCTGAACGTCGCCAGCAGAACCTGGAAAATCGGATTGATATCCTTTCCTTGCTGATGTCAGCACAAGATGAAACGGGTAATCCCATGACAGATCAAGAGTTACGCGATGAGTTGATGACTTTGTTGTTTGCTGGATATGAAACCACAGCTACAGCACTGGCTTGGGGATTATATCTGATTCAAAAACACCCGCAAGTTCGAGCCAAACTGCTGCAAGAACTGGATACCCTTGGTGATTCACAAGATCCCATGAGCATTTTCCGGTTGCCTTATCTTACTGCTGTTTGTAATGAAATTTTGCGGATTCATCCGGTGGCGATGTTGACGTTTCCCAGAATAGTACAAGAACCTGTGGAACTTTTGGGTCATTCTTTAGAAACTGGTACGGTATTAGTTGGCTGTATGTATCTGATTCACCAGCGCGAAGATTTATATCCAGAACCAAAGCAATTCAAACCAGAGCGTTTTCTGGAACGGCAATTTTCTCCTTATGAATTTATCCCCTTTGGTGGCGGTGTGCGTCGCTGTGTGGGCGAGGCTTTGGCAGTTTTTGAACTGAAGCTGGTATTGGCAAAAATCCTGTCAAGCTATGAACTCACATTGGTTGATGATCAACCAGAAGTACCCCGCCGTCGAGGTGTGACTCTTGCGCCTGGACGTGGTGTTAATCTGGTGATTACAGGTAAGCGATTATCTCAAAAATCTCCAGTCAGTATGGCAACGAATTAAACTTTAAAAAGCAGCAAATCACCATTTTGTGATATGATTTTCACCAAAATCTAATTTTATATGCAATCCCTAACCTCCCGTATGCAGGCGGTACAGTCGCCAATCATTCCTGTGGTTGGGGAATTAATTCAAAATTCTCCCGGCACTATTTCTTTAGGACAAGGTGTAGTTTCATACAATCCACCGCCGGAAGCTATTGAGATGCTACCGCAATTTTTAGCGGAATCTTCTAATAATTTATACAAAGCTGTTGAGGGAATTACCCCATTATTGGCAGCGCTGGCGGAAAAGTTGCAAACCTTCAACGAAATTGCAATTAATTCAGATAACTGCATTGTGGTGACTGCGGGAAGCAATATGGCGTTTATGAATGCTATTTTGGCGATTACTTCCCCAGGTGACGAAATTATCTTGAATACGCCTTATTATTTTAATCATGAAATGGCGATCGCCATAGCTGGTTGTCGTGCAGTCTTGGTAGCAACAGATGAAAATTATCAACTGCGTCCAGAGGCGATCGCCCAAGCAATTACACCCAAAACACGAGCTATAGTTACAATATCCCCAAATAATCCCACGGGAGTTATTTATACAGAAGCCGCATTAAAACAGGTAAATCAACTCTGTGGAACTCATGGCATTTACCACATTAGCGATGAAACCTATGAATATTTTACCTACAACGGCGTAAAACACATTTCCCCTGGAGCATTTAGTGGTAGTAGAGAGTACACCATTTCTCTTTATAGCCTTTCCAAAGCTTATGGTTTTGCTAGTTGGCGGATTGGCTATATGGTGATTCCCCAGCACTTATTTGTCGCCATCAAAAAAATTCAAGATACAATTTTGATTTGTCCGCCCGTAGTTTCTCAGTATGCAGCGTTAGGAGCATTACAAGCTAAATCAGAGTATTTACATAAAAATATTGGTGGTATTGCCCAAGTCCGAGAAATAGTCATAGATGCCCTAAAACCCCTAGAAGGTTTATGTAGCATAGCCCCTGCCAATGGCGCGTTTTACTTTTTCCTCAAAGTTCATACTCAAATGGATGCCTTTGAATTAGTTAAAAGATTAATTAAAGAACATAAAATAGCAGTAATTCCCGGTACAACCTTCGGGATGAAATCAGGATGTTATCTGCGGGTTGCCTATGGTGCATTGCAAAAAGATACCGCCAAAGCAGGTATAGAAAGATTAGTACAAGGCTTACAAATTTTACTGGGGAATGGGGAAAACAGGAACCTCAAAATCAAATAACATCTAACCGTCTCACAGGATAAACCGCTCTGTTTCTGATTCTCTGTGTTCTCTGTGTCTCTGTGGTTCCTTAAATCTCCAACAGACAATTCCCCCAATACCGGATTAATCTAAGGTAAACTCTACAAAATCTGGTTCCCCAGCCAACATATTTTTGTCCACAGCCGACAAAGTTTTATAATGAGAACGCTGACAATTTAGACTTTTACAAACCAACTCGGCGACATCAGGGCGATGAATAGTACCAACAATCCGGGGATCTTCAGTTAAAATTCCATTACCTGTTGCTGGTTCCGATTTTAATCCGCCGGGACGAATGATTGTATAAATGAGTCCACTTGCAATTAAGTGTTGTTCAGCCTTGTCTTTTTCGACTAACACAGGCCCCAGAGTGGCTAAAGCTTGGGGAGGTAAAGCACCGGCGCTATTACCAGTACCAATGGAAGAAACCAAAATAAACCTATGTACTCCGGCTTTAACTGCGGCATCAATGAGATTTTTATTACCGAGGAAATCAGCCCTTGCACCTTCTGAAGGTAAACCACCAATGGTACTAATAACTGTATGGATAGGTTGATCTGCAAGTACTGCACGTTCGACATCGCTGATATCTAAAGCATCTCCCATTACAGGTTCAATTCCCATTGATTCTAGTTCAGCAACAGCCGACTCATTTCTGAGGAGTGCTTTTACTTGGAGATTTTGGGCGCTTAAGTATTTGGCAATTTCTCGCCCAACACCACGACTTGCGCCAGCCAGAAAAATATAAGATGCACTTGTCATATTAATTATTGGTGGATTTTGATTTAATTTTTCAACTCAAAGGATTTTATCAGATATTACCCCAGCGATCGCTTCTGGGAATGTCGGGATAATTGGGGTGGTCAGTTGTGACGCTGCACAATTTAATAAACTGCATTACCTGTAAAGTTACTTAAGCTTAACTACTATTATAAATCTACTGGGACTTTGTTAGCAGAGCGGTTGATTTTTTTTTAATTCCAGCCTGGGAGATCCCTAAGCACACAATTGAGCAAGAAAGTTAAGCAAAAGGAATTAAGTAGAAATAAATGGTAAAAATACTTCTCAACCGACAGACAGCACAATGTTTTATTGAGGACTTGGGCAATGGAATTGGTCTAGATATGTTGCTGATTAAGCATGGCAGTTTT encodes:
- a CDS encoding pentapeptide repeat-containing protein translates to MDISDSAITLESLAARISNLEAEQDIRRKNIAWLKQYFDQLKQDFQERPEIQQFELIQQEVALLNAQFAEFKESLDDSPNLLQDEDNGDASTAENHLDDAEIVKRFFERVEKQTSQPSLVVAVANPENVEITVAEAESKIDVAEKESENNADFTNLEFQLERIMWLVNRTYASDSESQDIPIDGTEFWRRYEAGERDFSNCNLAGINLSGKTLKNINLTQAHLKGANLSGISIISGKLNGANFQDADMSKASLSNTILKQANFDHANLHHIRLSSISLKNVTLTKANLVGAELNNANLSGANLSGSNLSSLNLRKLNLSGANLSNANLQNANLLETNLEGANLQGANLETAIYNENTIFPKGFIRTESGAYLIAPGASLANANLAGADLRQVNLIGANLRSSNLVSAILHHTDLSQADLSGSNLTKANLSSAKLIQANMSGAKLNEADLSDANLTAAMLTNATLMLSNLENANLTAAVLNGANLTNATLSNVNCSSADLSGVNLVGASLDGDFSNANFRQANLCGADLANLNLEGANFSSSDLRGANLSNSELEKANLRNANISGANLEKATLTGAIMPDGTTHD
- a CDS encoding GAF domain-containing protein, which translates into the protein MTFSLSHSDKQKALSGVISRIRESLDIDTIFKTTVTEVRQLLNTDRVGVFRFYPELGWQGEFIYEDVTPAWTSALTTKLHDHCFAAEFAQLYQQGRIKVMADIYEAGVSDCHIQMLETFQVRANIASPLIKGKDLWGLLCIHQCSEPRQWNTSEIEFVQLIAEHLGVALQQADYLEQVKIQSAELAAAKAREKAAEWQKTIAITIEKIRQTLDLESIFHTSTAELRRLLNADRVAIYRFHPDWSGEFAFESVGEGWISLMDEQSKNPQLRENISECSVKDLTKIPQIDTYLQNTGGGDFTRGEVYRICNDIYNAGFSDCYIQVLESYQAKAYVIMAIYHGEKLWGLLAVYQNATTRNWQEDEVYLLTQVGTQLGVALQQAEFLQQMQTQAAEISKAAKRQKALANTIEKIRQSLDIETIFKTTTQEVLRLLEVERVAIYRFYPNQNGEFVADSIVDSQTPTIQLQSLTESVLSFDNQGNKSPRHQVFVPISQGDKLWGLLIAYQNSQPRYWQDEEINLLAQVGVQLGVALRQAESLQQMKMQAGKLAKAAKRERKAAKREKALAATVEKIRQSLDIDTIFKAATEEVQRLLEVDRVTIYRFNSDWTGEFVAESLAPSLTSVPEILPMVANDYLQSTQDSDFANGKVLVIPDIEHINDTITQIPLTTPILVRALMMVPIFQGDKLWGLLAAYHNIKPRNWQEEEKNLLVQIGNQLAVGIQQAELLEQTQRQKEAIAQTLQELKQAQSQLIQSEKMAGLGQLVAGIAHEINNPITFIYGNINYVNEHTKNLLKLLRLYEQEYPQATGEIKQLAAELDLDFIADDLPKIITSMKMGAERISKLVLSLRSFSRLDESEMKPVDIHEGIDSTLLILKHRLQPPGNSFAVEVVKQYGNLPLVLCYAAQMNQVFMNIINNAIDALEDSVADGMITAKPQISISTEVIAENKILIGISDNGCGVPQNMRSRIFEPFFTTKEPGKGTGLGLSISYQIIVEKHGGKIQCVSEPGNGCEFWLEIPIKQ
- the petN gene encoding cytochrome b6-f complex subunit PetN, giving the protein MATLTLGWVSLLVVFTWSIAMVVWGRNGL
- a CDS encoding cytochrome P450; this encodes MPAPNSLKTPGFIQQLQWVADPVRYMEKAAQQYPDIFTAHVVGFGNELVFVNHPQAVQEILTNDRKKFFAGGEENKILQPLLGDYSMIMLEGDRHRKRRQLVMPSFHGDRMRNYGEIISNITEQVWSKLPTNKSFKARNVTQDITLQVMLQAVFGVYQGERSQQLKKQLELMANIFRSPLSSSMLFFSSLQQDLGAWSPWGKFVRDRQELDKLIYAEIAERRQQNLENRIDILSLLMSAQDETGNPMTDQELRDELMTLLFAGYETTATALAWGLYLIQKHPQVRAKLLQELDTLGDSQDPMSIFRLPYLTAVCNEILRIHPVAMLTFPRIVQEPVELLGHSLETGTVLVGCMYLIHQREDLYPEPKQFKPERFLERQFSPYEFIPFGGGVRRCVGEALAVFELKLVLAKILSSYELTLVDDQPEVPRRRGVTLAPGRGVNLVITGKRLSQKSPVSMATN
- a CDS encoding pyridoxal phosphate-dependent aminotransferase, with the translated sequence MQSLTSRMQAVQSPIIPVVGELIQNSPGTISLGQGVVSYNPPPEAIEMLPQFLAESSNNLYKAVEGITPLLAALAEKLQTFNEIAINSDNCIVVTAGSNMAFMNAILAITSPGDEIILNTPYYFNHEMAIAIAGCRAVLVATDENYQLRPEAIAQAITPKTRAIVTISPNNPTGVIYTEAALKQVNQLCGTHGIYHISDETYEYFTYNGVKHISPGAFSGSREYTISLYSLSKAYGFASWRIGYMVIPQHLFVAIKKIQDTILICPPVVSQYAALGALQAKSEYLHKNIGGIAQVREIVIDALKPLEGLCSIAPANGAFYFFLKVHTQMDAFELVKRLIKEHKIAVIPGTTFGMKSGCYLRVAYGALQKDTAKAGIERLVQGLQILLGNGENRNLKIK
- a CDS encoding SDR family oxidoreductase codes for the protein MTSASYIFLAGASRGVGREIAKYLSAQNLQVKALLRNESAVAELESMGIEPVMGDALDISDVERAVLADQPIHTVISTIGGLPSEGARADFLGNKNLIDAAVKAGVHRFILVSSIGTGNSAGALPPQALATLGPVLVEKDKAEQHLIASGLIYTIIRPGGLKSEPATGNGILTEDPRIVGTIHRPDVAELVCKSLNCQRSHYKTLSAVDKNMLAGEPDFVEFTLD